From Psychrobacillus sp. FSL K6-2836, a single genomic window includes:
- the ftsX gene encoding permease-like cell division protein FtsX — MKGRTLGRHFRESIKSISRNGWMTFASVSAVTVTLLLVGVFVMIMMNLNKVADDLEKDVEIKVYVELTSDEAAITKLEQEIKETKGVAEVKYSPKGEELNKLVVDFGEDLRLFEQQNPLHNVFYAKATNPQETEAVAEKLDRLDNTFEVKYGEGKIEKLFSVLNTGRNVGVVLILALLFTAMFLISNTIRITIVARRRDIEIMKLVGATNWFIRIPFILEGMWLGILGAIVPITLVTVLYYNIYNMLAPKLEQGKLFELLEFSPFIYQVNGLILLMGILIGVWGSFMSVRKFLRV, encoded by the coding sequence ATGAAGGGTAGAACATTAGGAAGACACTTCAGAGAAAGCATTAAGAGCATCAGTCGTAACGGGTGGATGACATTTGCTTCGGTAAGTGCAGTAACAGTTACATTGTTACTGGTCGGAGTGTTCGTTATGATCATGATGAACTTAAACAAGGTAGCAGATGACTTGGAGAAAGACGTAGAGATTAAAGTCTATGTCGAGTTAACATCAGATGAAGCGGCTATTACAAAACTAGAACAAGAGATTAAAGAGACAAAAGGTGTAGCAGAAGTTAAATATTCTCCAAAAGGAGAAGAATTAAATAAATTGGTAGTTGATTTTGGAGAGGATTTACGATTATTTGAACAACAAAATCCATTACATAATGTATTTTATGCTAAAGCTACCAATCCTCAAGAAACTGAAGCAGTGGCTGAGAAATTAGATCGTCTCGATAATACGTTTGAGGTAAAGTATGGAGAAGGTAAAATAGAAAAGCTATTCTCGGTCTTGAATACTGGTAGAAACGTTGGAGTAGTATTGATTTTGGCGTTATTATTTACGGCAATGTTCCTTATCTCTAACACGATTCGTATTACAATTGTTGCAAGAAGAAGAGATATTGAAATTATGAAGCTAGTCGGAGCAACGAATTGGTTTATTCGTATTCCATTCATCTTAGAAGGTATGTGGCTTGGAATTTTAGGCGCCATCGTTCCTATAACGTTAGTAACAGTACTCTACTATAATATTTATAATATGCTAGCTCCAAAGCTAGAACAAGGAAAATTATTTGAGCTACTTGAGTTCTCACCATTTATATATCAAGTAAACGGCTTGATCTTATTAATGGGCATACTTATAGGCGTTTGGGGAAGTTTCATGTCAGTTCGTAAATTTCTACGTGTGTAG
- the ftsE gene encoding cell division ATP-binding protein FtsE, whose product MIEMINVYKKYPNGIVAANGIDVKIEQGDFVYVVGPSGAGKSTFIKMMYREERPTTGDILINGVNLATLKNNKVPYLRRQIGVVFQDFKLLPRLNVYENVAFALEVIEETPKVIRKKVMDVLELVGLKHKARMFPTELSGGEQQRVSIARSIVNTPKLVIADEPTGNLDPETSWEIMNIFEEINARGTTIIMATHNREIVNTIRHRVIAVEGGLITRDEYGGEYGYEG is encoded by the coding sequence ATGATAGAAATGATAAATGTCTACAAAAAGTATCCAAACGGCATTGTTGCCGCAAACGGTATTGATGTAAAGATTGAACAAGGTGATTTTGTCTATGTAGTAGGACCAAGTGGAGCAGGGAAATCTACGTTCATCAAAATGATGTATCGAGAAGAACGTCCAACCACTGGAGATATTTTGATAAATGGTGTCAATTTAGCGACTCTCAAAAACAATAAAGTACCATATTTAAGACGCCAAATAGGTGTAGTATTCCAAGACTTTAAATTATTACCACGCTTAAATGTATATGAAAATGTGGCGTTTGCATTAGAAGTTATAGAAGAAACACCTAAAGTAATACGCAAGAAAGTTATGGATGTATTAGAGCTAGTTGGACTGAAACACAAAGCAAGAATGTTCCCAACAGAGCTTTCAGGGGGGGAACAGCAACGTGTGTCTATTGCTAGGTCTATCGTTAATACACCAAAGCTTGTTATAGCGGATGAGCCGACGGGAAACTTGGATCCAGAAACTTCATGGGAAATTATGAATATATTCGAAGAAATCAATGCTCGAGGAACAACGATTATTATGGCAACTCATAATAGAGAAATTGTTAATACTATTAGACACCGTGTTATAGCAGTTGAGGGTGGATTAATCACTCGAGACGAGTACGGAGGAGAATACGGTTATGAAGGGTAG
- the cccB gene encoding cytochrome c551: MNKKLLALIFGAGLMLAACGGGDDNADKDTDTSTDSGTTTETASVDAEKIVSAKCISCHGQNLEGQGNFPALNDVGSRLSEDEILNVIENGRGAMPPGIISGDDAQAVAEWLAAKK; encoded by the coding sequence GTGAACAAAAAACTATTAGCTTTAATATTTGGAGCAGGGTTAATGCTAGCTGCATGTGGTGGCGGTGATGATAATGCCGATAAAGATACGGATACATCAACTGACTCTGGTACTACCACTGAAACAGCCTCAGTGGATGCAGAAAAGATCGTTAGTGCAAAATGTATTAGCTGTCATGGACAAAATTTAGAAGGGCAAGGGAACTTCCCAGCTCTAAACGATGTAGGCTCACGCTTATCAGAAGATGAAATTCTAAATGTTATTGAAAACGGTAGAGGGGCAATGCCTCCAGGAATTATTTCTGGTGATGACGCTCAAGCTGTAGCAGAGTGGTTAGCTGCTAAGAAATAA
- a CDS encoding YitT family protein, translating into METNINRRQYKEPHPIVKNSKDYIYVIIGAAIIAIAFNVFLLPNQIASGGVSGISTILKGVFGWEPGLVQYAFNIPLFISGLIFLGAKFGIKSLVGTLVLPAVVLVSANWEPWTMNPLLGALFGGISVGLGLGLVFRGGASTGGTDLAAQIITKYTGFSLGTSVLLIDGLIVLSAAVVFDIEKALYALIGLFVTTKTIDLVQLGFSQSKMIYIITNKQDEIRDAIYTEIDRGVTKLPAYGGYTNVERPILMVVAYQTEFTKLKHIIKTIDPAAFVIVSDAYEVLGEGFKRS; encoded by the coding sequence ATGGAAACTAATATTAATCGTAGACAATATAAAGAACCACATCCCATTGTAAAAAACTCGAAGGATTATATTTATGTAATTATTGGCGCAGCCATTATTGCTATTGCATTTAACGTCTTTTTATTGCCAAACCAAATAGCTTCTGGTGGAGTTAGCGGAATTAGTACAATTTTAAAAGGAGTCTTTGGTTGGGAGCCGGGACTCGTGCAGTATGCTTTTAATATTCCATTGTTTATATCGGGACTTATCTTTTTAGGAGCGAAATTTGGTATTAAATCCTTAGTAGGAACATTAGTGCTTCCAGCGGTAGTGCTAGTGTCTGCTAACTGGGAACCGTGGACGATGAACCCATTGCTTGGGGCTTTATTTGGCGGAATTTCTGTTGGTTTAGGCTTAGGTCTCGTTTTTAGAGGTGGGGCGTCCACAGGTGGAACAGATTTAGCTGCACAAATTATTACGAAGTATACGGGATTTTCCCTTGGTACAAGCGTGCTCTTAATAGATGGATTGATAGTACTTAGCGCCGCGGTCGTTTTCGATATTGAGAAGGCTCTATATGCGCTAATCGGTTTATTTGTTACGACCAAAACAATTGATCTTGTTCAGTTAGGATTTAGCCAATCTAAAATGATTTACATTATTACGAATAAACAAGATGAAATTAGAGATGCTATATATACCGAGATAGATCGCGGTGTAACTAAACTTCCAGCATATGGTGGGTATACGAATGTAGAACGACCAATTTTGATGGTTGTGGCATATCAGACAGAGTTCACAAAGTTGAAACATATCATCAAAACTATTGACCCTGCTGCTTTTGTCATAGTTTCGGATGCCTATGAGGTACTGGGAGAAGGTTTCAAAAGATCTTAA
- a CDS encoding methyl-accepting chemotaxis protein: MNINELKNEDLKRKNFILFLAYGLAAGLGLLVQIIIQQAAVVIISIGIPFVISIFMYFVARKSIQIARIYPYFVILAGAITAVSMSYFNEVSIATIVLALFILILSSLHSKQSIFVYGYILCLFAMILTVMWDDSGIFEGRTVNIFFIQFIMALGIFLQVRQSKNLFTKVEKLLEDAKVKSDEETFLHQKLETAVSVITSNLEQIRTNTFNTNNAQAEMLVAVGEVSIGSQKQADHVVDIVKSTEATSDSVKEMAGHLHEIVKQAEFAEQNASDGSIVMEKMKNEIDEFTVFFVELNKTFNGLSEKINETNNFASDIRQITAQTNLLALNASIEAARAGELGKGFAVVAEEIRKLAGVTDQSLEKIDDNLNQLNKYNQEALKKLENGVNQIYAQVSTADKSNKSFNNLHETMKKLQNELAKFLKDVDIISNNTESINISTSEFAAIIEESTATVEEFNATLVQITEDQQAIAKYIDETYKEAQNINNK, translated from the coding sequence ATGAATATCAATGAGTTGAAAAACGAAGATTTAAAAAGGAAAAACTTCATTTTATTTTTAGCTTATGGTTTAGCCGCAGGTCTTGGATTACTAGTACAAATTATTATTCAACAGGCAGCAGTTGTCATTATTTCTATTGGAATTCCTTTTGTTATATCGATTTTTATGTATTTTGTTGCAAGAAAATCAATACAAATCGCACGTATTTATCCTTATTTTGTAATACTAGCAGGAGCGATAACAGCCGTCAGCATGAGTTATTTCAATGAAGTAAGCATCGCTACAATCGTTTTAGCACTTTTCATTCTAATTCTAAGCAGTTTACATTCAAAGCAGAGTATTTTTGTATACGGTTACATTTTATGCCTGTTCGCAATGATATTAACTGTAATGTGGGATGATTCAGGTATATTTGAAGGACGAACTGTGAATATTTTCTTCATCCAGTTCATAATGGCACTAGGTATCTTCTTACAAGTAAGGCAAAGTAAGAATCTATTCACGAAAGTGGAAAAACTTTTAGAAGATGCAAAAGTTAAATCTGATGAAGAAACATTTCTACATCAAAAACTGGAAACTGCAGTGTCTGTCATTACATCCAATTTGGAGCAAATACGTACGAATACATTTAATACAAACAATGCACAGGCAGAAATGCTTGTTGCGGTAGGGGAAGTAAGTATTGGTTCTCAAAAACAAGCAGATCATGTAGTGGATATTGTAAAATCTACTGAGGCAACTTCTGATTCAGTAAAAGAAATGGCTGGACATTTACACGAAATTGTCAAACAAGCGGAATTTGCAGAACAGAATGCTTCGGACGGTTCTATAGTGATGGAAAAGATGAAAAATGAGATTGATGAATTCACCGTTTTTTTTGTGGAACTCAATAAAACATTTAACGGTCTTTCCGAAAAAATTAATGAAACAAATAATTTTGCGAGTGATATTCGCCAAATAACAGCACAAACTAATCTTTTAGCCTTGAATGCATCTATTGAAGCAGCAAGAGCTGGAGAACTCGGAAAAGGGTTTGCCGTTGTGGCAGAAGAAATCCGAAAACTTGCTGGTGTCACTGATCAGTCTCTAGAAAAAATAGATGATAATTTAAACCAATTAAACAAATACAATCAAGAAGCTCTAAAAAAGTTAGAAAATGGAGTAAATCAAATTTATGCGCAAGTTTCAACAGCCGATAAATCAAATAAATCATTTAATAACCTTCATGAAACAATGAAGAAACTGCAAAACGAGTTAGCTAAGTTCTTAAAGGATGTAGATATTATCTCCAATAATACAGAATCTATTAATATTAGTACGAGTGAATTTGCGGCTATTATTGAAGAAAGCACCGCGACTGTAGAAGAATTCAATGCAACACTTGTGCAAATAACAGAAGATCAGCAGGCAATTGCCAAATATATCGATGAAACATACAAAGAGGCTCAAAACATTAATAATAAATAA
- the prfB gene encoding peptide chain release factor 2 (programmed frameshift), which produces MIEIATVRNELDRTSGKLKDFRGLFDLENKEVRIQELEELMTFPDFWDDAQGAQKVINETNALKAIVEEYRNLESTQEDLEMTLELIKEMPDEELQEDLGNELKEFTNKLSDFELQMLLSEEYDKHNAILELHPGAGGTESQDWGSILLRMYQRWADKRGFKVETIDYLPGDEAGIKSVTLLIKGHNAYGYLKAEKGVHRLVRISPFDSSGRRHTSFVSCEVMPEFTDEIEIDIRTEDLKIDTYRATGAGGQHINTTDSAVRITHLPTNTVVTCQSERSQIKNREHAMKLLKSKLYQLKIEEQEAQLLEIRGEQKEIGWGSQIRSYVFHPYSMVKDHRTNEESGNVHAVVDGEIDPFIHAYLRSKIN; this is translated from the exons ATGATAGAAATTGCAACTGTACGAAATGAATTAGATAGAACTTCTGGAAAGTTAAAAGACTTTAGG GGTCTCTTTGACTTAGAAAACAAAGAGGTTCGTATTCAAGAATTAGAAGAGCTGATGACATTTCCTGATTTTTGGGATGATGCACAGGGAGCTCAAAAAGTGATTAATGAAACCAATGCATTAAAAGCGATAGTAGAAGAATATCGTAATCTTGAGTCTACACAAGAAGACCTAGAGATGACTTTGGAATTGATCAAAGAAATGCCAGATGAAGAGCTACAGGAAGATCTTGGTAATGAATTAAAAGAGTTTACAAACAAGCTTAGTGATTTTGAATTGCAAATGCTACTTAGCGAGGAATACGATAAGCATAATGCAATTTTAGAATTACACCCTGGTGCTGGTGGTACCGAGTCCCAAGACTGGGGTTCCATTTTGTTACGTATGTACCAGCGATGGGCAGATAAGCGTGGCTTTAAAGTAGAAACGATTGATTATTTACCTGGAGATGAAGCTGGTATCAAGTCAGTAACTCTACTGATCAAAGGTCATAATGCATATGGCTATTTAAAGGCGGAAAAAGGCGTTCATCGTCTTGTTCGTATTTCACCTTTCGACTCATCAGGACGCCGTCATACTTCATTTGTTTCATGTGAAGTAATGCCTGAGTTTACGGATGAAATTGAAATCGATATTCGCACAGAAGATTTGAAAATTGATACTTACCGTGCAACAGGTGCTGGTGGTCAGCATATTAATACGACTGACTCAGCAGTTCGTATTACACATTTACCTACAAATACAGTTGTTACTTGTCAATCAGAGCGTTCACAGATTAAAAACCGGGAACATGCGATGAAATTATTAAAATCAAAACTTTATCAGCTGAAAATTGAAGAACAAGAAGCACAATTATTGGAAATCCGTGGAGAACAAAAAGAAATCGGATGGGGAAGTCAAATACGTTCTTATGTATTCCATCCATATTCCATGGTAAAAGACCATCGTACAAATGAAGAAAGTGGTAATGTTCATGCAGTTGTAGATGGTGAAATCGATCCGTTTATTCACGCTTACCTACGTTCAAAAATAAATTAA
- the secA gene encoding preprotein translocase subunit SecA, translated as MLGVLNKVFDLNKRDLKRLEKIADKVEALESTMDALSDGELRAKTDEFRGRYTKGENLDSLLPEAFAVAREGSKRVLGMFPFRVQIMGAAALHEGNIAEMKTGEGKTLTSTMSIYLNAITGLGAHVVTVNEYLSSRDAAEMGQLYNFLGLSVGLNLNSLSKEEKREAYAADVTYSTNNELGFDYLRDNMVLYKEDKVQRPLHYAVIDEVDSILIDEARTPLIISGQANKAALLYKQANAFVRTLTKEVDYSYEESTKGVTLTDTGVEKVEKAFNIDNLFDLTHVRLNHAVNQSLKAHASMHLDIDYVVQEGDVVIVDSFTGRLMKGRRYSDGLHQAIEAKEGLEVQNESMTMATITFQNFFRMYDKLSGMTGTAKTEEEEFRNIYNMNVIAIPTNRPIARDDRADLIYASMNGKYEAAAADIAERNKNGQPVLIGTVAIETSEIISKLLTKHGIKHNVLNAKNHEHEAEIIATAGHLGSVTIATNMAGRGTDIKLGDGVIEVGGLAVIGTERHESRRIDNQLRGRSGRQGDPGVTQFYLSMEDELMRRFGSDNMRAMMSKLGMDDSQPIQSKMVSRAVESAQKRVEGNNFDSRKRLLQYDDVLRQQREIIYKERNEVLETENMRALVESMLFGAIERLVSSHTSSENKADWSLKGIEDYIQANLLPEGVITQSVLENLSSEEMIEKIKEEVIRFYDAKEEEMTAERMREFEKVVLLRSIDSKWIDHIDAMDQLRQGIHLRAYGQTDPLREYQSEGFAMFEAMVDSIQEDVAKYAMKAEIRNNLEREEVAKGQAVNPKEESGPVKKKPVRKEVSVGRNDPCPCGSGEKFKNCHGAVN; from the coding sequence ATGCTAGGTGTATTAAATAAAGTGTTCGATTTAAATAAACGTGATCTAAAACGCTTAGAAAAAATTGCGGATAAAGTAGAAGCATTAGAAAGTACTATGGATGCATTGTCTGATGGTGAGCTCCGCGCGAAAACAGATGAGTTCCGTGGTCGTTATACTAAAGGAGAAAACTTAGATAGCCTATTGCCAGAGGCATTTGCCGTAGCACGTGAAGGATCTAAACGTGTACTGGGAATGTTCCCTTTCCGTGTTCAAATCATGGGGGCAGCAGCTCTTCACGAAGGTAATATTGCGGAGATGAAAACAGGGGAAGGTAAAACGCTAACCTCTACCATGTCTATTTATTTAAATGCAATTACAGGTCTTGGTGCGCATGTCGTGACGGTTAACGAATACCTGTCTAGCCGTGATGCTGCTGAGATGGGACAATTATATAATTTCCTAGGTTTAAGTGTTGGATTGAATTTAAATTCATTATCTAAAGAAGAAAAACGTGAAGCTTATGCGGCGGATGTTACGTATTCGACGAACAATGAGCTTGGGTTCGATTATTTACGAGATAATATGGTGCTATACAAGGAAGATAAAGTTCAACGTCCGCTTCACTATGCAGTAATCGATGAAGTTGACTCCATCTTAATCGATGAAGCAAGAACGCCTTTAATCATTTCTGGACAAGCAAACAAAGCGGCTCTTCTTTATAAACAAGCAAATGCATTTGTGCGTACATTAACAAAAGAGGTAGATTATTCTTATGAAGAATCTACAAAAGGTGTAACTCTAACGGATACTGGTGTAGAAAAAGTAGAAAAAGCTTTCAATATCGATAATTTATTTGATTTGACTCATGTTCGTTTAAATCATGCAGTCAATCAATCATTAAAAGCCCATGCTTCTATGCATCTTGATATCGACTATGTCGTTCAAGAAGGTGATGTTGTAATCGTCGATTCGTTTACGGGTCGTCTGATGAAAGGTCGTCGTTACAGTGATGGTCTTCATCAAGCGATTGAAGCAAAAGAAGGCTTAGAAGTCCAAAATGAATCGATGACGATGGCTACGATTACGTTCCAAAACTTTTTCCGTATGTACGATAAGCTGTCTGGAATGACCGGTACAGCAAAAACGGAAGAAGAAGAATTCCGTAATATCTACAATATGAATGTTATTGCCATTCCAACTAACCGTCCAATTGCAAGGGATGACCGTGCAGATTTAATCTATGCTTCCATGAATGGTAAATATGAAGCGGCGGCAGCTGATATTGCTGAACGCAATAAAAATGGGCAACCAGTTCTAATTGGTACTGTTGCCATTGAAACCTCTGAAATTATTTCTAAACTGTTAACCAAACATGGCATTAAGCATAATGTATTAAATGCCAAAAACCATGAACATGAGGCAGAAATTATTGCAACAGCTGGACATTTAGGTTCTGTTACGATTGCAACAAATATGGCTGGTCGTGGAACAGATATTAAATTAGGCGATGGTGTCATTGAAGTCGGCGGTTTAGCAGTAATTGGGACGGAGAGACATGAATCTCGTCGTATCGATAACCAATTACGTGGACGTTCTGGTCGTCAAGGAGATCCAGGGGTCACACAGTTCTATTTATCGATGGAAGATGAATTGATGCGTCGTTTTGGCTCTGACAATATGCGTGCCATGATGTCCAAGCTCGGAATGGATGACTCCCAACCAATTCAATCGAAGATGGTATCTCGAGCAGTGGAATCGGCGCAAAAACGTGTAGAAGGAAATAACTTCGATTCACGTAAGCGTCTATTACAATATGATGATGTACTACGTCAGCAACGTGAAATCATTTACAAAGAACGTAACGAAGTATTAGAAACAGAGAATATGCGTGCACTTGTAGAGTCTATGCTATTCGGCGCAATTGAACGTTTAGTTTCTTCTCATACAAGCTCTGAGAATAAGGCTGATTGGAGTTTGAAAGGGATTGAAGATTACATTCAAGCGAATTTATTGCCTGAAGGGGTAATAACACAATCGGTACTAGAAAATTTATCTTCTGAAGAAATGATAGAAAAAATCAAAGAAGAAGTAATTCGATTCTACGATGCGAAAGAAGAAGAAATGACTGCAGAACGTATGCGTGAGTTTGAAAAAGTAGTATTACTTCGTTCTATTGACTCCAAATGGATCGACCATATCGATGCAATGGATCAACTTCGCCAAGGAATCCATTTGCGCGCATACGGACAAACAGATCCACTTCGTGAATACCAAAGTGAAGGATTTGCCATGTTCGAAGCAATGGTCGATTCCATCCAGGAAGACGTTGCGAAATATGCGATGAAAGCAGAAATTCGTAATAACCTTGAACGTGAAGAAGTAGCAAAAGGGCAAGCTGTAAATCCAAAAGAAGAAAGCGGTCCTGTGAAGAAAAAACCTGTGCGCAAAGAAGTTTCCGTCGGCCGTAACGATCCATGTCCATGCGGAAGCGGCGAAAAATTCAAAAACTGCCACGGTGCTGTGAATTAA
- the hpf gene encoding ribosome hibernation-promoting factor, HPF/YfiA family — protein sequence MLNFNIRGENIEVTPAIREYVEGKIEKVDRYFNEEIQATANVNLKVYNDKQTKVEVTIPMKNLTLRAEERNADMYAAVDLIVDKLERQIRKYKTKVNRKFREREGVATFFATIDSPDAGSDHTEEDEYNIVRTKQFDLKPMDQEEAVLQMNMLGHNFFIFTDAESNGTNIVYKRRDGRYGLIETN from the coding sequence ATGCTAAACTTTAACATTCGTGGAGAAAATATTGAGGTGACTCCTGCAATACGTGAATACGTTGAAGGGAAGATTGAGAAAGTAGACCGTTACTTCAACGAAGAAATTCAAGCAACTGCAAACGTTAACTTAAAGGTGTATAACGACAAGCAAACAAAAGTAGAAGTAACAATTCCTATGAAAAATTTAACACTGAGAGCAGAAGAACGCAATGCAGATATGTATGCTGCAGTCGACTTAATCGTTGATAAACTAGAGCGTCAAATTAGAAAGTATAAAACTAAAGTAAATCGTAAGTTCCGTGAGCGTGAAGGTGTAGCAACATTTTTTGCAACAATCGATTCACCAGATGCTGGGTCTGATCATACGGAAGAAGATGAATATAATATCGTTCGTACAAAACAGTTCGACCTAAAACCGATGGACCAAGAAGAGGCAGTACTACAAATGAACATGCTTGGTCATAATTTCTTCATCTTCACAGATGCAGAATCTAATGGTACAAATATTGTCTACAAACGTAGAGACGGAAGATACGGCTTAATCGAAACAAACTAA
- a CDS encoding PilZ domain-containing protein, with product MKYNRNEYFRYTFEEPCDATFRLIKQSVGNAEVELSKKGVCKIIDISPHGLKMFSELFISIDQLHHVELNFTLDTNPISMVGEFVWSHRKAFGHEYGVKLVGDSESERMIIGELKNRRRKELELKR from the coding sequence TTGAAATACAATCGTAATGAATATTTTCGTTATACATTTGAAGAGCCTTGTGATGCAACATTTCGGCTTATCAAACAAAGTGTTGGCAATGCTGAAGTGGAATTGTCTAAAAAAGGTGTATGTAAAATTATCGATATTAGCCCACATGGCTTGAAGATGTTTAGCGAATTATTTATATCCATAGATCAATTACATCATGTGGAATTGAATTTCACATTAGATACAAATCCTATTTCGATGGTTGGCGAATTTGTATGGTCTCACCGAAAAGCATTCGGTCATGAATATGGCGTAAAGCTAGTTGGGGACAGTGAAAGTGAAAGAATGATTATTGGAGAGCTGAAAAACCGTAGGCGTAAAGAGTTGGAGCTCAAAAGGTAA
- a CDS encoding C40 family peptidase, which translates to MNLKSMSQKVMAILVLSVLLVTTFAGNTEAASSVNSSELVATAKDLIGTKYRGGGTTKAGFDCSGFVNYVYNDAGVSLPRTSSGLYASGSKVDKSDLASGDLVFFNTSGKGVSHVGIYIGDGKFIHSSTSKGVKIDKLSDPYYWGERYVGAKRIADVTVALNK; encoded by the coding sequence ATGAATTTAAAATCTATGTCGCAAAAAGTCATGGCTATATTAGTATTATCAGTTCTCTTAGTAACAACATTCGCAGGAAATACGGAAGCAGCAAGCTCTGTAAACTCATCTGAATTAGTAGCAACTGCTAAAGATTTGATTGGAACAAAATATCGTGGTGGCGGGACAACAAAAGCAGGATTTGATTGTTCGGGATTTGTAAATTATGTGTACAATGATGCTGGAGTTAGTCTTCCAAGAACTTCTTCAGGATTGTATGCTTCAGGATCAAAAGTAGATAAAAGTGATTTAGCTTCTGGAGACTTAGTATTCTTCAATACATCTGGTAAAGGTGTATCACATGTTGGTATATACATAGGTGACGGAAAGTTTATCCATTCATCCACTTCAAAAGGTGTGAAAATCGATAAATTAAGTGACCCGTATTATTGGGGAGAGCGCTATGTAGGAGCAAAACGAATTGCTGATGTTACAGTAGCATTAAACAAATAA